A stretch of Dietzia lutea DNA encodes these proteins:
- a CDS encoding ABC transporter permease — MSARLVLGQLRAHAGRYLGTLLAIAVAVAFVLASVGVLRTMAASADATFGMRYANTAVLVQNLGDRTSAGSEAAREEAAESQRLGLETIAATPGVRAVTVDAQTYVRVRVEGRAQQMTTTTALATDDGLRWQPLAGGRLPATPGEVAIRADADLPVGATFEVQPTGGGDPAPVTVVGLFDLAGQPDMKSAFPLYATDEQVQQWAPSGAGGDVRVASEGTVPDAALAAEIERRLAEVPGTSAVEVSTGAAEADALAESFMGGRDDYTRALLAFTVLAVAVAALVIGTTFAVVFAARVRETALLRCLGASRWQLRVSGIAEALAVGALATAAGLALGRFAVSLASREAPRLGVTIPLQEVTVPGRAYLLAAAVGMGVTVLTALPSLWRATSGSPLEAMRPADVRPDPWWRRLAMVVVGAAVAAFGWHSMSAAVAARDVVSAGAWGVLAFLGVHGVAAGALPTLLGALGTVVGVVLGPVGLLGARNTARSPRRTAATSSAVLVGVTLTATMVTGIALLGPAIQARLVDRVPLDVAVTAPGGLLPAGLPETLADTGGVAESLVVTDMYAEDPQGKRTVLRVADPERISEVMRRDVVLPGPGEIVLPESSPVAADARDGDTVRFTFFSDDDGRDLVVRRTSDQWALAAPDSVPAWPAAQLPDGSPWPEGVEVPDQFVPRTELWLRMDDALEGEQLDAALQDVRSAVVDAAPDLAVTESFASREQIATSVRTVLTSSSLLLAVAVALALVGVANTLTLAVRERTREISLLRGVGVTRTGVWLMLVLETLLVAACAAVLGVVLGSAFGSAGAEALTGAGSGVGGVFGGLTGAAGVDGNENLPVADLVKVGVGGVLGALLAAGVAALGAVRTRVTTS, encoded by the coding sequence GTGAGCGCCCGACTGGTCCTCGGTCAGCTGCGCGCCCACGCGGGCCGCTACCTGGGCACGCTGCTGGCGATCGCGGTCGCCGTGGCGTTCGTCCTCGCCTCCGTGGGCGTCCTGCGGACGATGGCGGCGAGCGCCGACGCCACCTTCGGCATGCGCTACGCGAACACCGCGGTGCTCGTGCAGAACCTCGGCGACCGGACGTCCGCGGGCAGCGAGGCCGCACGGGAGGAGGCCGCCGAGTCCCAGCGGCTCGGCCTGGAGACCATCGCCGCCACGCCGGGCGTGCGTGCGGTGACCGTGGACGCGCAGACCTACGTGCGGGTCCGGGTGGAGGGTCGCGCCCAACAGATGACGACGACGACGGCGCTCGCCACCGATGACGGCCTGCGCTGGCAGCCGCTGGCGGGCGGGCGGCTTCCCGCCACTCCGGGCGAGGTGGCGATCCGCGCGGACGCGGATCTGCCGGTGGGCGCCACGTTCGAGGTGCAGCCGACCGGCGGCGGCGACCCCGCCCCCGTCACGGTGGTGGGCCTGTTCGACCTGGCCGGCCAGCCCGACATGAAGTCGGCGTTCCCGCTGTACGCGACCGACGAGCAGGTGCAGCAGTGGGCGCCGAGCGGCGCCGGCGGGGACGTGCGCGTGGCCTCCGAAGGCACCGTGCCCGACGCCGCACTCGCCGCGGAGATCGAACGGCGGCTGGCCGAGGTGCCCGGCACGTCCGCGGTGGAGGTGTCCACCGGCGCCGCCGAGGCCGACGCGCTCGCCGAGTCGTTCATGGGCGGACGCGACGACTACACGCGCGCCCTGCTGGCGTTCACCGTGCTGGCGGTGGCGGTGGCCGCGCTGGTGATCGGGACGACCTTCGCGGTGGTGTTCGCCGCCCGCGTGCGCGAGACGGCCCTGCTGCGGTGCCTGGGCGCCTCCCGGTGGCAGCTGCGGGTCTCGGGCATCGCCGAGGCGCTGGCGGTGGGCGCGCTGGCCACCGCGGCCGGACTGGCCCTGGGCCGTTTCGCTGTCTCGCTGGCGTCCCGGGAGGCACCGCGGCTCGGGGTGACCATCCCGTTGCAGGAGGTGACCGTGCCCGGCCGCGCGTACCTGCTCGCCGCCGCGGTGGGCATGGGCGTCACGGTGCTCACCGCGCTGCCGTCGTTGTGGCGGGCCACCTCCGGTAGTCCGCTCGAGGCGATGCGCCCGGCGGACGTGCGTCCCGACCCGTGGTGGCGGCGACTCGCGATGGTCGTGGTGGGCGCGGCGGTGGCGGCGTTCGGCTGGCATTCCATGTCGGCCGCGGTGGCCGCGCGCGACGTGGTCTCCGCCGGCGCGTGGGGGGTCCTGGCGTTCCTCGGCGTCCACGGGGTGGCCGCCGGGGCGCTGCCCACCCTCCTCGGCGCTCTCGGGACGGTGGTGGGCGTGGTGCTCGGCCCGGTGGGGCTGCTCGGCGCGCGCAACACCGCCCGCAGCCCGCGGCGCACCGCCGCCACCTCGTCCGCGGTCCTGGTGGGCGTGACGCTCACCGCGACGATGGTCACCGGCATCGCACTGCTCGGGCCCGCCATCCAGGCCCGCCTCGTCGACAGGGTCCCCCTGGACGTGGCCGTGACCGCGCCCGGCGGTCTCCTGCCCGCCGGCCTGCCCGAGACCCTGGCCGACACCGGGGGCGTGGCCGAGTCGCTCGTCGTGACGGACATGTACGCGGAGGACCCGCAGGGTAAGCGCACGGTGCTGCGGGTGGCCGACCCGGAACGGATCAGCGAGGTCATGCGCCGCGACGTGGTCCTGCCGGGGCCGGGCGAGATCGTGCTGCCCGAGTCCTCCCCCGTGGCCGCGGACGCCCGCGACGGCGACACCGTGCGGTTCACGTTCTTCTCCGACGACGACGGCCGCGACCTCGTGGTGCGCAGGACGAGCGACCAGTGGGCCCTCGCCGCCCCGGACAGCGTGCCGGCCTGGCCCGCGGCGCAACTGCCCGACGGCTCGCCCTGGCCCGAGGGCGTGGAGGTGCCGGACCAGTTCGTGCCCCGCACCGAGCTGTGGCTGCGGATGGACGACGCCCTCGAGGGCGAGCAGCTCGACGCCGCCCTGCAGGACGTGCGCTCGGCCGTGGTGGACGCCGCGCCCGACCTGGCCGTGACCGAGAGTTTCGCCTCCCGCGAGCAGATCGCCACGTCGGTCCGTACCGTGCTCACGTCGAGTTCGCTGCTGCTGGCGGTGGCGGTGGCCCTGGCACTGGTCGGCGTGGCCAACACGCTCACGCTGGCCGTCCGCGAGCGGACGCGGGAGATCTCACTGCTGCGCGGCGTGGGCGTGACCCGTACCGGTGTCTGGCTCATGCTGGTCCTGGAGACGCTGCTGGTCGCGGCGTGCGCGGCCGTCCTCGGCGTCGTGCTGGGTTCGGCCTTCGGGTCCGCGGGCGCGGAGGCCCTGACCGGTGCTGGCAGCGGCGTGGGCGGCGTCTTCGGCGGACTGACCGGCGCCGCCGGGGTGGACGGTAACGAGAACCTGCCCGTGGCCGATCTGGTGAAGGTGGGGGTCGGCGGTGTGCTCGGCGCGCTCCTCGCGGCCGGTGTCGCCGCCCTCGGGGCGGTGCGGACCCGGGTCACGACGAGCTAG
- a CDS encoding DUF4229 domain-containing protein codes for MSERDESTHPTDGSTVPATTPKGSSPGARLARNMVFYTIVRLLLVLALTLVIIGLGSLAGVQIPVLVAAIIAVVIALPLSMVLFSRMRAQINSDIAEVDAGRREKHDDLRRRMNEA; via the coding sequence ATGAGCGAGCGAGACGAATCAACACACCCCACGGACGGGTCGACAGTGCCGGCCACCACCCCGAAGGGGAGCTCGCCCGGTGCCCGCCTGGCCCGGAACATGGTCTTCTACACGATCGTCCGCCTGCTGCTGGTGCTGGCGCTGACCCTGGTGATCATCGGGCTCGGCAGCCTCGCCGGGGTGCAGATCCCGGTCCTGGTCGCGGCGATCATCGCCGTGGTGATCGCGCTGCCGCTGTCGATGGTGCTGTTCAGCCGGATGCGCGCGCAGATCAACTCCGACATCGCCGAGGTGGACGCCGGGCGTCGCGAGAAGCACGATGACCTGCGTCGGCGCATGAACGAGGCCTGA
- a CDS encoding protein-tyrosine-phosphatase, with protein sequence MALSVMTVCTGNMCRSPLTERLLAARAAAAGLDVTVDSAGTRAANGAEIHRETLRVLQGYGGEADGFASRLLTAKLLTGRDLVLTATRAHRDAVQELAPLLWKRTYTLLEAARLADTDASVTLAGLSRARLNINTDDPALDVEDPIGREPEVFDRTGAQISDAVDSIVRLLARS encoded by the coding sequence ATGGCGCTTTCCGTGATGACGGTCTGTACAGGCAACATGTGTCGTTCACCGTTGACCGAGCGACTGCTGGCCGCACGCGCCGCCGCGGCCGGACTCGACGTGACGGTCGACTCCGCCGGGACCCGCGCCGCCAACGGAGCGGAGATCCACCGCGAGACCCTGCGGGTGCTGCAGGGCTACGGCGGTGAGGCCGACGGGTTCGCGTCACGGCTGCTCACCGCCAAGCTGCTCACCGGGCGGGACCTCGTCCTCACCGCGACCCGCGCGCACCGCGACGCCGTCCAGGAGCTCGCGCCCCTGCTGTGGAAGAGAACCTACACGCTCCTCGAGGCCGCGCGGCTGGCCGACACGGACGCGTCCGTCACGCTGGCGGGCCTGTCGCGCGCGCGGCTGAACATCAACACCGACGATCCAGCGCTCGACGTGGAGGACCCGATCGGGCGGGAGCCCGAGGTGTTCGACCGCACGGGCGCACAGATCAGCGACGCGGTGGACTCCATCGTCCGCCTGCTGGCGCGTAGCTGA
- a CDS encoding enoyl-CoA hydratase yields the protein MSTPYVLVENTGPIARVTLDRPERRNPLSLQMMREATAAIRALGDDPDCRVVVLTGSGPALSAGHEISEMVERSLEQEREVFTVCVDLMESIQAIRQPVIAEVQGHAVAAGCQLVATCDLAVAVDTARFGTPGVKIGLFCSTPMVAVSRNIGRKRAMQMLLTGETIDATTAVEWGLINESVPADRLRARVDELATQIADASPLTLEIGKQAFYRQIDLPQDEAYREMAETMATNAGTCDAQEGMSAFLEKRTPQWRGE from the coding sequence GTGAGCACCCCGTACGTCCTCGTCGAGAACACCGGCCCGATCGCCCGCGTCACGCTCGACCGGCCCGAGCGCCGCAACCCGCTGTCCCTGCAGATGATGCGCGAGGCCACCGCGGCGATCCGCGCACTCGGCGATGATCCCGACTGCCGGGTCGTCGTGCTCACCGGTTCCGGGCCGGCGCTCTCGGCCGGGCACGAGATCAGCGAGATGGTCGAGCGCTCCCTCGAGCAGGAGCGCGAGGTCTTCACGGTCTGCGTCGACCTCATGGAGAGCATCCAGGCCATCCGCCAGCCCGTGATCGCCGAGGTCCAGGGCCACGCGGTGGCGGCCGGCTGCCAGCTCGTGGCGACCTGCGATCTGGCCGTCGCCGTCGACACCGCCCGATTCGGCACCCCCGGCGTGAAGATCGGCCTGTTCTGCTCGACGCCCATGGTGGCGGTTTCCCGCAACATCGGCCGCAAGCGCGCCATGCAGATGCTGCTGACCGGCGAGACGATCGACGCGACCACCGCCGTCGAATGGGGGCTGATCAACGAGTCGGTCCCCGCCGACCGGCTACGCGCCCGCGTGGACGAGCTCGCCACGCAGATCGCCGACGCGAGCCCGCTGACACTGGAGATCGGCAAGCAGGCCTTCTACCGACAGATCGACCTGCCGCAGGACGAGGCCTACCGCGAGATGGCCGAGACCATGGCCACCAACGCCGGGACGTGCGATGCGCAGGAGGGGATGAGCGCGTTCCTCGAGAAGCGCACGCCGCAGTGGCGCGGTGAGTGA
- the rfbC gene encoding dTDP-4-dehydrorhamnose 3,5-epimerase: MQLRELSVTGAWEITPRQISDDRGVFHEAFTDPTFREMTGHRFDLAQVNVSVSGEGVLRGLHYAEVPPGQAKYVMCPSGTVFDVVVDVRVGSPTFGEWAGVLLDSVEQRAVYIPEGVAHGFLALEPQSTVMYFCSEGWRPGAEHVIDAFDPKIAIDWPQMALDGTAIEHVMSDRDRDAPSLLDVAAAGRLSQWDACRSHVERLREATPRVDAEWRPAEA; encoded by the coding sequence GTGCAGCTGCGCGAGCTCAGTGTGACGGGGGCGTGGGAGATCACCCCGCGCCAGATCTCCGACGATCGCGGGGTCTTCCACGAAGCCTTCACCGACCCCACCTTCCGCGAGATGACCGGCCACCGCTTCGACCTCGCGCAGGTCAACGTGTCCGTCTCCGGAGAGGGCGTGCTGCGCGGACTGCACTACGCCGAGGTCCCGCCCGGGCAGGCCAAGTACGTGATGTGCCCGTCCGGCACCGTCTTCGACGTCGTCGTGGACGTCCGCGTGGGATCACCGACCTTCGGCGAATGGGCCGGCGTCCTCCTCGACTCCGTCGAGCAGCGGGCCGTCTACATCCCCGAGGGCGTCGCCCACGGATTCCTGGCCCTCGAACCGCAGTCCACCGTGATGTACTTCTGCTCAGAGGGCTGGCGGCCCGGCGCCGAGCACGTCATCGACGCCTTCGATCCGAAGATCGCGATCGACTGGCCGCAGATGGCGCTCGACGGCACCGCGATCGAGCACGTCATGAGCGACCGCGACCGCGACGCGCCGAGCCTGCTCGACGTGGCCGCCGCCGGGCGACTGTCGCAGTGGGACGCCTGTCGGTCGCACGTCGAGCGGCTGCGGGAGGCCACCCCCCGCGTCGACGCCGAGTGGCGTCCCGCCGAGGCCTGA
- a CDS encoding LpqN/LpqT family lipoprotein, with protein sequence MTSIQEYCASTGRALEASPPMAVAAQPLTWVDSPPWQRIESPEPSAVIYVDPGAHRDGFSPNAVATCARVAPAMDTEQAVEMIVATADALADWTPLEQVAGEGDESAGAVTSIYRYLRGTYTAEPGEMATSSLIVGWSDDEATYVFQFVVTGWREDASVHDDAMSCLLIGEWTAGQIVDAMRG encoded by the coding sequence ATGACCTCGATCCAGGAGTACTGCGCCTCCACCGGTCGCGCCCTCGAGGCGAGCCCGCCCATGGCCGTCGCCGCCCAGCCGCTGACGTGGGTGGACAGCCCGCCGTGGCAGCGCATCGAGTCGCCCGAGCCGTCCGCGGTGATCTACGTCGACCCGGGCGCCCACCGCGACGGCTTCTCGCCCAACGCCGTGGCGACCTGCGCCCGCGTCGCCCCCGCGATGGACACCGAGCAGGCGGTCGAGATGATCGTCGCCACCGCCGACGCACTCGCCGACTGGACCCCGCTCGAGCAGGTCGCCGGTGAGGGCGACGAGTCCGCCGGCGCCGTCACCAGCATCTACCGCTACCTCCGCGGCACCTACACCGCCGAGCCCGGTGAGATGGCCACCTCGAGCCTGATCGTGGGATGGAGCGACGACGAGGCCACCTACGTCTTCCAGTTCGTCGTCACCGGGTGGCGCGAGGACGCCTCCGTCCACGACGACGCGATGAGCTGCCTGCTGATCGGCGAGTGGACGGCCGGACAGATCGTCGACGCGATGCGCGGCTAG
- a CDS encoding SDR family oxidoreductase, which produces MTATPLPAPRTGPVVPDRFAGRTALVTGASRGIGLGIAGRLLAEGASVVITARGQEGLDAAVAELGASDRVLAVAGKSDDEEHQREVVARAEQTFGPIDLLINNTGINPVYGRTVDIDLAAARKITEVNALGTLSWTQKVYHSGLGERGGAVVNIASIAGLAPSPGIGWYGATKALVMRLTQELAVEVGPSVRVNAVAPGVVKTRFAEALYEGREEAMGAALPTGRLGVPDDIAGPVAFLLSDDAHWITGQTLVVDGGAHIVGAGLQG; this is translated from the coding sequence GTGACCGCCACCCCCCTTCCCGCCCCCCGCACCGGCCCCGTCGTGCCCGACCGCTTCGCCGGGCGCACCGCCCTCGTGACCGGCGCCAGCCGGGGGATCGGCCTCGGCATCGCCGGGCGGCTCCTCGCCGAGGGCGCGTCCGTGGTCATCACCGCCCGCGGCCAGGAGGGGCTCGACGCCGCCGTCGCCGAGCTCGGTGCGTCCGACCGGGTGCTCGCCGTGGCGGGCAAGAGCGACGACGAGGAGCACCAGCGCGAGGTCGTGGCCCGTGCCGAGCAGACGTTCGGGCCGATCGATCTGCTGATCAACAACACCGGCATCAACCCGGTCTACGGCCGCACCGTCGACATCGACCTCGCCGCGGCCCGCAAGATCACCGAGGTCAACGCCCTCGGCACCCTGTCCTGGACGCAGAAGGTCTACCACTCCGGCCTCGGCGAGCGCGGCGGCGCGGTGGTCAACATCGCCTCCATCGCCGGCCTCGCCCCGTCGCCCGGGATCGGCTGGTACGGCGCGACCAAGGCGCTCGTCATGCGCCTCACCCAGGAACTCGCCGTGGAGGTCGGCCCGTCGGTGCGCGTGAACGCCGTCGCACCGGGCGTGGTCAAGACCCGGTTCGCCGAGGCCCTGTACGAGGGCCGCGAGGAGGCGATGGGCGCCGCCCTGCCCACCGGCCGACTCGGCGTGCCCGACGACATCGCGGGCCCCGTCGCGTTCCTGCTGTCCGACGACGCCCACTGGATCACCGGCCAGACCCTCGTCGTGGACGGCGGCGCCCACATCGTCGGCGCCGGGCTGCAGGGCTGA